One Capricornis sumatraensis isolate serow.1 chromosome 8, serow.2, whole genome shotgun sequence genomic region harbors:
- the TNS4 gene encoding tensin-4 — MSQVMSSPLLAGSPAVGLATCEEPRRALHPAPSPSLPPQCPYYTTEGWRAQALMAPMPCKGPPGRLQPAPQAGANASCLLQAPGEQVSGAREDLDSYIDFSLESLNQMILELDPTFQLLPPGPGGPEAHPTQSTTLRKKKEEPEALDIKYIEVTSTRSRCHDGPRSCCSPPVTPPFGSPRTGGLLLSRDLPRETRSSSESLIFSGSQGRGHQHPAPLSAAPSSHPPISPSISIPGMGSKASGPHGLGSPLVASPSLEKGLGGQGPQLSSRVSMLSGSPASDVSYVFGSSQSLLHSSISSHQSSSRSLESPTSSSSSLHSLGPMSLYTRTSDLQVPSNGTPSMRQPRATHSPPLAKEHASSCPPSITNSMVDIPIVLINGFPEPGSPPSQRIPGSQDFVHPGATSSSMPCPATRSHSQTLPEAPPTVSPEGPASDMQPTMKFVMDTSKYWFKPSISREQAIELLRKEEPGAFIVRDSSSYRGSFGLALKVQEAPTPAQSRPGEDSSGLIRHFLIESSAKGVHLKGADEEPYFGSLSAFVCQHSIMALALPCKLIIPQKELGGGDGASDPSADGQASCRKKSAGCHALYLSSVSVETLSGALAVEKAISATLERDVLPTPTVVHFKVTEQGITLTDVQRKVFFRRHYPLATLRFCGMDPEQRKWQKYCKPSWIFGFVAKSQTESQENVCHLFAEYDTLQPASQVISLVGALLQEPERM; from the exons ATGTCACAGGTGATGTCCAGCCCCCTGCTGGCAGGAAGCCCCGCAGTCGGCTTGGCTACCTGTGAGGAACCCAGGAGAGCCCTgcacccagcccccagccccagcctgccaCCTCAGTGTCCCTACTACACCACGGAAGGctggagagcacaggctctgatGGCCCCCATGCCCTGCAAGGGGCCCCCCGGCAGGCTCCAGCCAGCCCCACAGGCTGGAGCCAATGCCAGCTGCCTCCTGCAGGCTCCAGGGGAGCAGGTCTCAGGGGCTCGGGAGGACCTTGACTCCTACATTGACTTCTCACTGGAGAGCCTCAACCAGATGATTCTGGAGTTGGACCCCACCTTCCAGCTGCTCCCTCCAGGGCCTGGTGGCCCCGAGGCCCACCCCACCCAGAGCActaccttgagaaagaagaaagaagagcctGAAGCCTTGG ATATAAAGTACATCGAGGTGACCTCCACCAGGTCAAGGTGCCACGATGGCCCGCGGAGCTGCTGCAGCCCACCTGTCACCCCGCCCTTCGGCTCCCCACGCACTGGCGGCCTTCTCCTTTCCAGAGACCTCCCCCGAGAGACTCGAAGCAGCAGCGAGAGCCTCATCTTCTCCGGGAGCCAGGGCAGGGGGCACCAGCACCCCGCTCCCCTCTCGGCAGCTCCCTCCTCTCACCCCCCAATATCTCCCAGCATCTCCATTCCTGGCATGGGGAGTAAGGCCTCAGGCCCCCACGGCTTGGGCTCCCCACTGGTGGCTTCCCCAAGCTTGGAGAAGGGGCTGGGGGGCCAGGGCCCACAGCTGAGCAGCAGAGTCTCCATGCTGTCAGGCAGCCCAGCGTCTGATGTCAGCTATGTGTTTGGAAG CAGCCAGTCCCTCCTCCACTCCAGCATCTCCAGCCATCAGTCATCTTCTAGATCCTTGGAAAGCCCCACCAGCTCTTCCTCCAGCCTCCACAGCCTTGGTCCAATGTCCCTGTATACAAGAACCAGTGACCTCCAGGTCCCCAGCAATGGCACCCCCAGCATGCGCCAGCCCAGAGCAACCCACTCCCCACCACTGGCCAAAGAACATGCCAGCAGCTGCCCAccatccatcactaactccatgGTGGACATACCCATCGTGCTGATCAACGGTTTCCCAGAGCCAGGATCTCCCCCATCCCAAAGGATCCCAGGATCCCAGGACTTTGTCCACCCTGGGGCTACTTCTTCCAGCATGCCCTGTCCAGCCACCAGGAGCCACAGCCAGACCCTGCCAGAAGCCCCTCCCACCGTATCCCCGGAGG GTCCTGCCAGCGACATGCAGCCCACCATGAAGTTTGTGATGGACACATCTAAATACTGGTTTAAGCCAAGCATCTCCCGAGAGCAAG CCATCGAGCTGCTGAGGAAGGAGGAGCCGGGGGCTTTCATCGTGCGGGACAGTTCTTCATACCGGGGCTCCTTTGGCCTTGCCCTGAAGGTGCAGGAGGCCCCCACACCTGCCCAGAGCCGACCAG GCGAGGACAGCAGTGGCCTCATCCGCCACTTCCTCATTGAGTCTTCCGCCAAAGGGGTGCATCTCAAAGGAGCAGACGAGGAGCCCTACTTCG GGAGCCTGTCTGCCTTCGTGTGCCAGCACTCCATCAtggccctggccctgccctgcaAACTCATCATCCCGCAGAAAG AATTGGGAGGTGGAGACGGAGCCTCAGACCCCTCCGCAGATGGCCAGGCCTCCTGTAGGAAGAAATCTGCGG gttgccatgccctgtaCCTGAGCTCTGTGAGCGTGGAGACCCTGAGCGGCGCCCTGGCCGTGGAGAAGGCCATCTCAGCCACCTTGGAGAGGGATGTCCTCCCCACGCCCACCGTGGTCCACTTCAAAGTCACCGAGCAGGGCATCACCCTGACTGACGTCCAGAGGAa GGTGTTTTTCCGGCGCCATTACCCCCTTGCCACCCTCCGATTCTGTGGCATGGATCCCGAGCAACGGAA GTGGCAGAAATACTGCAAGCCCTCTTG GATCTTTGGGTTTGTGGCCAAGAGCCAGACTGAGTCCCAGGAGAATGTGTGCCACCTCTTTGCAGAGTATGACACGCTCCAGCCAGCCTCCCAGGTCATCAGTCTGGTGGGTGCTCTGCTGCAGGAGCCAGAAAGGATGTAG